In a single window of the Rhopalosiphum padi isolate XX-2018 chromosome 1, ASM2088224v1, whole genome shotgun sequence genome:
- the LOC132928959 gene encoding protein dj-1beta-like isoform X2 has product MAQKTALFIVAEGSEELELVAPVDILRRANVAVTIADVADSEYVKTKSNLLIKTDAKLGDVKNKIFDAVVIPGGPSYKTLASADVVGQILLAHEKSDKVISAICAAPFVLFKHGIAKGKSLTSYPTVKSEIEGSYQYKEESTVVDGNLVTSRGPATAVEFGLTLVEVLLGNEEKDKVAKGILYPL; this is encoded by the exons ATGGCCCAAAAAACCGCTTTATTCATTGTAGCAGAAGGTAGTGAAGAACTTGAATTAGTTGCACCCGTCGACATCCTTCGCCGTGCTAAT GTGGCTGTTACAATTGCTGATGTAGCTGATTCTGAATATGTGAAGACTAAATCAAATCTACTGATTAAAACTGATGCTAAATTGGgagatgtaaaaaataaaatatttgatgctGTTGTTATACCCGGTGGTCCATCATATAAGACATTAGCCTCa gcTGATGTAGTTGGACAAATTTTACTTGCACATGAAAAATCTGATAAAGTCATTTCTGCTATTTGTGCTG CTCCATTTGTGTTATTCAAACACGGAATTGCTAAAGGAAAATCATTGACATCTTATCCAACTGTTAAGAGTGAAATAGAGGGTTCTTACCAATACAAAGAAGAGAGTACAGTAGTTGAtg GAAATTTGGTTACCAGTCGTGGACCTGCTACAGCTGTTGAATTTGGATTAACTCTAGTAGAAGTATTGCTTGGTAATGAAGAAAAAGACAAAGTTGCTAAAGGCATTCTTTATCctctttaa
- the LOC132928959 gene encoding protein dj-1beta-like isoform X1: protein MLHKLFIFAKPYCSGYSPIKVHKQLFALAVQQNSFFILKFSTTCCEMAQKTALFIVAEGSEELELVAPVDILRRANVAVTIADVADSEYVKTKSNLLIKTDAKLGDVKNKIFDAVVIPGGPSYKTLASADVVGQILLAHEKSDKVISAICAAPFVLFKHGIAKGKSLTSYPTVKSEIEGSYQYKEESTVVDGNLVTSRGPATAVEFGLTLVEVLLGNEEKDKVAKGILYPL, encoded by the exons atgCTTCATAAACTGTTCATATTTGCTAAACCATATTGTTCTGGTTACAGCCCGATCAAAGTTCACAAACAATTATTTGCTCTCGCCGTTCAACAAAAcagttttttcattttaaaattctcaACAACTTGCTGTGAAATGGCCCAAAAAACCGCTTTATTCATTGTAGCAGAAGGTAGTGAAGAACTTGAATTAGTTGCACCCGTCGACATCCTTCGCCGTGCTAAT GTGGCTGTTACAATTGCTGATGTAGCTGATTCTGAATATGTGAAGACTAAATCAAATCTACTGATTAAAACTGATGCTAAATTGGgagatgtaaaaaataaaatatttgatgctGTTGTTATACCCGGTGGTCCATCATATAAGACATTAGCCTCa gcTGATGTAGTTGGACAAATTTTACTTGCACATGAAAAATCTGATAAAGTCATTTCTGCTATTTGTGCTG CTCCATTTGTGTTATTCAAACACGGAATTGCTAAAGGAAAATCATTGACATCTTATCCAACTGTTAAGAGTGAAATAGAGGGTTCTTACCAATACAAAGAAGAGAGTACAGTAGTTGAtg GAAATTTGGTTACCAGTCGTGGACCTGCTACAGCTGTTGAATTTGGATTAACTCTAGTAGAAGTATTGCTTGGTAATGAAGAAAAAGACAAAGTTGCTAAAGGCATTCTTTATCctctttaa
- the LOC132928952 gene encoding probable phosphoglycerate kinase: MALNKLSIKSLEVANKRVLIRVDFNVPLKDGKITNNQRIVAALDSINYVLENGAKSLVLMSHLGRPDGLPNSKYSMKPVAEELQKLLNKNVTFLSDCVGSEVEKACADPAPGSIFLLENLRFHIEEEGKGVNAAGEKTKADKEDVKKFRESLQKLGDVYVNDAFGTAHRAHSSMMGEGFEKRAAGILLNKELTYFAKALDNPERPFLAILGGAKVADKIQLIENLLDKVDEMIIGGGMAYTFLKESKGMKIGDSLYDEAGAKIVGKLLDKANARNVKIHLPVDFVTADKFDENANTSSATVEEGIPEGWMGLDCGPESRKLFSEPIARAKVIVWNGPAGVFEFDKFAFGTKALMDDVVKATKNGTVTIIGGGDTATCAAKWGTESQISHVSTGGGASLELLEGKVLPGVAALTDA; encoded by the exons ATGGCACTTAACAAATTAAGCATCAAGAGTTTAGAAGTAGCAAACAAACGGGTTTTGATcag agtTGATTTTAATGTTCCATTAAAGGATGGAAAAATAACCAACAACCAACGTATTGTCGCTGCATTAGATAGCATCAATTATGTCCTTGAAAATGGTGCCAAATCTTTAGTTCTCATGTCTCATCTTGGACGTCCAGATGGATTACCAAATTCAAAGTACTCAATGAAGCCAGTTGCCGAAGAACTCCAGAAACTTCTTAATAA GAATGTTACATTTTTGTCTGACTGTGTTGGGTCAGAAGTAGAAAAGGCTTGTGCAGATCCTGCTCCTGGTTCAATATTTCTTTTGGAGAATCTTCGATTCCATATTGAAGAAGAAGGAAAAGGTGTAAATGCTGCTGGAGAAAAAACTAAAGCTGACAAAGAAGATGTGAAAAAATTCAGAGAGTCATTACAGAAATTGGGAGATGTGTATGTTAATGATGCTTTTGGTACTGCACACAGAGCTCACAGTTCTATGATGGGTGAAGGTTTTGAAAAGCGTGCTGCCGGCATCTTATTGAACAAAGAGCTCACTTATTTTGCTAAGGCTTTGGATAATCCTGAAag GCCTTTCTTAGCTATCTTGGGTGGAGCTAAAGTTGCTGATAAGATTCAACTTATTGAAAATCTTTTAGATAAAGTTGATGAAATGATTATTGGAGGAGGTATGGCTTATACTTTCTTGAAAGAGTCAAAGGGCatgaaa ATTGGTGATTCTTTGTATGATGAAGCTGGAGCCAAAATTGTTGgaaaattattagataaagCTAATGCTCGCAATGTTAAAATTCATTTGCCAGTTGATTTTGTCACTGCTgataaatttgatgaaaatgcTAATACTAGTTCTGCAACTGTCGAAGAAGGAATTCCCGAAGGTTGGATGGGTTTGGACTGTGGACCAGAATCTAGGAAACTGTTTTCTGAACCTATTGCTCGTGCTAAGGTCATTGTATGGAATGG gccTGCTGGAGTTTTTGAGTTTGATAAATTTGCATTTGGAACTAAAGCTTTAATGGACGATGTTGTTAAGGCAACTAAAAATGGAACTGTTACTATAATTGGAGGTGGTGATACTGCAACTTGTGCAGCTAAGTGGGGAACCGAGAGTCAAATAAGCCATGTTAGCACTGGCGGTGGTGCAAGTCTTGAACTACTTGAAg gaaaagtCTTACCTGGAGTTGCAGCTTTGACTgatgcataa
- the LOC132917563 gene encoding protein CLP1 homolog, whose product MSESVEVQIEDQEFQLEPDNELRFEVENKNETVVLELKTGLAEIFGTELVKGKSYTFYFGAKIAVFTWQGCSLKLRGKKGISYISKETPMMFYLNCHASLEQLRVKSEKEKIRGPVTMVVGPTDVGKSTLCRILLNYSARMNSLGRRPIYVDLDPGQGQISVPGTIGAVMVERPAEVEESFSQAAPLVYHYGHTNMSINSTLYNTLVSRMAEVIHQRMEDNPRINCSGLIINTCGWVKGKGYQHLTHIALAFEVEVILVLDQERLYNELVRDMPLFVKVVLLPKSGGVVERSNKFRLEGREARIREFFYGSPRNVLHPHTCEVRFSDIKVYRIGAPPIPNTLMPLDMQKTDLETKLEPVTPGPNMMHHILALSFSTTVEEDVVRTSVAGFVCVTNVDTSRQMLTLLSPQPKPLPETIYLMSDVQFMDNNA is encoded by the exons atgTCGGAGAGCGTAGAGGTTCAAATTGAAGATCAGGAGTTCCAATTGGAACCTGACAATGAACTTCGATTTGAAGTCGAAAACAAAAACGAAACAGTTGTGTTAGAA ttgaaaactGGGCTAGCCGAAATTTTTGGAACAGAATTAGTAAAAGGTAAAtcttatacgttttattttggAGCGAAAATTGCGGTGTTCACATGGCAAGGATGTTCATTAAAGTTACGAGGAAAGAAAGGAATTAGTTATATATCTAAAGAGACaccaatg atgttttatttaaattgccaTGCATCGTTAGAACAACTACGAGTAAAATCAGAAAAAGAAAAGATAAGAGGTCCTGTTACAATGGTAGTTGGACCAACTGATGTGGGTAAATCTACTCTTTGTAGAATACTACTAAACTATAGTGCACGGATGAATTCTCTTGGTCGTAGACCCATCTATGTAGACTTGGACCCAGGTCAGGGACAAATATCAGTTCCAGGAACAATTG gaGCAGTCATGGTTGAAAGGCCAGCTGAAGTAGAAGAAAGTTTCTCCCAAGCAGCTCCACTAGTTTATCATTATGGACATACAAACATGAGTATTAATTCAACGCTATACAACACTTTAGTATCTCGTATGGCAGAAGTTATTCATCAACGAATGGAGGACAATCCTAGAa ttAACTGTTCTggattaataattaacacatgTGGTTGGGTAAAAGGCAAAGGTTACCAGCATTTGACTCATATTGCACTTGCTTTTGAAGTTGAAGTTATTCTTGTGCTCGATCAAGAAAGATTATACAATGAACTAGTGAGAGATATGCCATTATTTGTCAAAGTTGTACTTTTACCAAAAAGTGGTGGA gtagttGAAAGAAGTAACAAATTTAGGTTGGAAGGTAGAGAGGCACGTATTCGAGAATTCTTTTATGGTAGTCCTAGGAATGTACTTCATCCACACACCTGTGAAGTAAGGTTTTctgatataaaagtatatagaaTTGGAGCCCCGCCCATTCCAAATACGTTGATGCCATTAGACATGCAAAAAACTGATTTAGAGACAAAACTTGAACCTGTTACTCCag gACCAAATATGATGCATCACATATTAGCTCTAAGTTTCAGTACAACGGTAGAAGAAGACGTTGTTAGAACTAGTGTGGCAGGTTTTGTCTGTGT AACAAATGTTGACACCTCACGACAAATGTTAACTCTTTTATCACCTCAACCAAAACCTCTGCCTGAAACAATTTATCTCATGTCAGATGTACAGTTCATGGACAACAATGCTTGA